Within Aneurinibacillus sp. REN35, the genomic segment AACGCGAAGCCCAAGAAATGCACGACGCCTTCTTTCTGCGGATCAATCGGTCTTCCTCGCAAAGCTTCCAGTCCGATAAATACGAGCCTTCCGCCATCCAATGCAGGAAGAGGAAGCAAATTCATGATACCAAGGTTTACACTAAGCGCAGCAGCCCATTGAATGAGCACAACCAGCCCATTCTCAGCAGCTTTGTACGTATAATTGAAAATGCCTACTGGTCCGGACAGCTCCTGCATCGGAACCTGACCGGTAAACAGCTTGCCAAGCATTTCATAAATCAGCTTCGAAAATTCATACGTAGTCACCGCTCCGTACTTGATCGCTCCAATGAACGACTTAGAGGTTGGTGAGTACACGCCAATTTTACCTACTTGTACTTCTTTATCGCCCTGCTTCTGGACCTCTTTTGCCGGTGTCACCGGCAGAGAGAACTGTTCTGCGCCTCGCTCAATAATAAATGTCAACTCTTTACCAGGTGATGTGCTGACCACTTGTACGATATCTCTCCAACTACCCATTTGCTTGCCATCAATAGAGAGAACCTTATCTCCTTCCTGCAAACCCGCACGAGCGGCTGCTTGATCCGAAATAATCTGCCCTACAACAGGCTTATCAACCGGCACACCATATGCCGCACCCATTGCTGTCAATAGAACAAACGCTAACAGAAAATTGGCAAGTGGTCCCGCAAAAATAGCGGCTGCACGCTGTCCTACCGTTTTGCTATTAAACTGACGATCATATGGTGCAATCTGCGTCTCTTGATTATGCTGTACAATCATCGCCTGTGGATGCACAGTGTATTGGACATCTTCTCCGTCCTCAATACCGCGAATAAACAGACGATGCTCAAAATCCGTCTCTTCAGCCGTAATTACGGCTGCCTCTGGATAATTGCGGATATTGGTCAGAATCATACGAACAACATTGCCCTCTTTATCGAAAAGCAAGCCTACATCCTGTCCACGTTGAATCTCTACAACTTCTGGATCTTCCCCGGCCATGCGTACAAAACCGCCAATCGGCAGAAGGCGCAGCGTGTAACGAGTTTCACCTTTTATGAAAGAGAACAACTTCGGTCCCATTCCGATTGCGAATTCACGGCATAAAATACCGGCACGCTTGGCCAATAGAAGATGCCCTAATTCATGAATGAAGACTAACAATCCAAACACAAGAACAATGGCTAAAACCTTTAACAACGGGGTTCCACCTTTCCTGATTGTTTGGCCCCTCTTAGGCCGGTTGGTATTGATCTGCCATCTGACGCGCCCACCGGTCCGCTTCGAAAATATCCTCTAACGCCGGGTCTTTTACTACTTGATGCTTTGCCATTACATGGGCAATCGTATCCTCAATCGCGATAAACGGAATCTCTCCACGCAGGAAACGAGCCACAGCCACTTCATTGGCCCCATTCAATACCGTTGGCATCGTTCCACCCTTCTCACCCGCTTCATATGCAAAGGCCAGGCATGGATAGCGCGCAAAGTCCGGTGCTGCAAAATGAAGCGTAGCGATACGGATTAGATCAAGCGGTTCCGTTTCAAGTGGCACACGGGCAGGATATGTGAGTGCATATTGGATCGGAATCCGCATGTCAGGTGTTCCTAACTGGGCCATGACGGCTCGATCTGTAAATTCTACCATGGAATGTATAATACTTTCCTTATGAAGAATCGTATCGATTTTGGAGTATGGCAGATCAAATAGCCAATGCGCTTCGATAATCTCTAACCCTTTATTCATCATTGTAGCCGAATCAATGGTAATTTTAGCCCCCATACTCCAATTTGGATGGGATAAAGCCTCTTCGACGGTTACATCTGCCAACTGCTCTCTTGTCAGGTCTCGGAAGGAACCTCCGGACGCTGTAAGAACAAGACGGCGGATGGACGAGCGGTCTTCCCCTTGTAAGCATTGAAAAATAGCAGAATGCTCACTATCTATCGGTATGACAGAAACGTCACGTTCTTTCGCTTTTCGCATTACAATATGGCCCGCCGTTACAAGCGTTTCTTTGTTGGCTAAACCAATTGTTTTTCCTGCTTCGATCGCAGCTAACGTCGGTGAGAGCCCGGCGCTGCCTACCATAGCAGAGATGATAAAGTTCGCATCGGGGTGAGTCGCAACCGCAAGTGCGCCTTCCTCCCCCCATACTACCTTCACATTGGAAGGCAGCACAAGCTTTGCTTTTTCAGCCAATTCCTTAGTCTGAACCGATACAAGCGACGGCTGAAATTCTCTGGCCTGCTCGGCCAAAAGATTAATATTTCTTCCGGATGCAAGCGCAACAACAGAGAACTGCTCGGGATGCTGGCGCACCACGTCAAGTGCCTGTGTCCCAATCGATCCGGTAGAGCCCAGGATGGCTATTTTCTTCATATTTCCTCCTAACGGATGGTCAACCTATGCCTCTTCTTCTCATTTTATAACAAGTGCAGCAAATGCAGAACAGGAAATACAATAATTAAGCTATCAAATCTATCAAGCATTCCACCATGCCCAGGAAGTATTGCTCCTGAATCCTTAACATTAAGTGTGCGCTTAATTGCCGATTCCATCAAATCTCCAATCTGTCCGCTCACCGAGATCACAAGCCCGATCAAAAGTGCACGCGGAATTGTCAACGACTCTGTCAGCAACGAAAACACAAGCATGGTTGCCATGGCCAGCGCAATGCCTCCCAGTGCGCCTTCAATGGTCTTATTAGGACTAATAGACGGCCACAACTTTGTTTTGCCTCGCGCTTTTCCGATAAACAACGCACCCGTATCGGTTGCCCATGTGCTAAACAGAATTGCGAGCATAACCATAAGACCATTCGTTATTCTCGTTTCGTTCATAAAATGAAAGCCGATTCCAAGATAAAACGCACTAAATAAAAGATAGGCTACATGCTGATATTCTACCCGATTCTTTGAAGCTACAGTAATAAATAGAAACAGCAGAACAAATAAAAATACGATATCGCCCCGCAGCATATTTCCGCTCCATACCAGATCGGGGAAGAG encodes:
- a CDS encoding 1-deoxy-D-xylulose-5-phosphate reductoisomerase translates to MKKIAILGSTGSIGTQALDVVRQHPEQFSVVALASGRNINLLAEQAREFQPSLVSVQTKELAEKAKLVLPSNVKVVWGEEGALAVATHPDANFIISAMVGSAGLSPTLAAIEAGKTIGLANKETLVTAGHIVMRKAKERDVSVIPIDSEHSAIFQCLQGEDRSSIRRLVLTASGGSFRDLTREQLADVTVEEALSHPNWSMGAKITIDSATMMNKGLEIIEAHWLFDLPYSKIDTILHKESIIHSMVEFTDRAVMAQLGTPDMRIPIQYALTYPARVPLETEPLDLIRIATLHFAAPDFARYPCLAFAYEAGEKGGTMPTVLNGANEVAVARFLRGEIPFIAIEDTIAHVMAKHQVVKDPALEDIFEADRWARQMADQYQPA
- a CDS encoding phosphatidate cytidylyltransferase, which codes for MKTRVITGILGGAGFLLVVYQGGVWFTALVFFLATLAYYELIRMNHIRLMDWHGIAGLAFLWLLLFPDLVWSGNMLRGDIVFLFVLLFLFITVASKNRVEYQHVAYLLFSAFYLGIGFHFMNETRITNGLMVMLAILFSTWATDTGALFIGKARGKTKLWPSISPNKTIEGALGGIALAMATMLVFSLLTESLTIPRALLIGLVISVSGQIGDLMESAIKRTLNVKDSGAILPGHGGMLDRFDSLIIVFPVLHLLHLL
- the rseP gene encoding RIP metalloprotease RseP, encoding MLKVLAIVLVFGLLVFIHELGHLLLAKRAGILCREFAIGMGPKLFSFIKGETRYTLRLLPIGGFVRMAGEDPEVVEIQRGQDVGLLFDKEGNVVRMILTNIRNYPEAAVITAEETDFEHRLFIRGIEDGEDVQYTVHPQAMIVQHNQETQIAPYDRQFNSKTVGQRAAAIFAGPLANFLLAFVLLTAMGAAYGVPVDKPVVGQIISDQAAARAGLQEGDKVLSIDGKQMGSWRDIVQVVSTSPGKELTFIIERGAEQFSLPVTPAKEVQKQGDKEVQVGKIGVYSPTSKSFIGAIKYGAVTTYEFSKLIYEMLGKLFTGQVPMQELSGPVGIFNYTYKAAENGLVVLIQWAAALSVNLGIMNLLPLPALDGGRLVFIGLEALRGRPIDPQKEGVVHFLGFAFLMVLILVVTWNDIQRFF